Within Rhododendron vialii isolate Sample 1 chromosome 12a, ASM3025357v1, the genomic segment CAGGTCATGGCGTTTTCCTGATAAATTGCCCTTCCTAAAAGTGGTGTGTTTTGATGATCAAGTGCGGATTCcgcatcatcatcttcaaaatATTGTATACGAGTTAGTAGCAAGCCATTTACCGTTTAACATTTACCTAATTCTCCACTTATTAGGTTGTCAACTCCTCAAGCTGAAGTGATttatttactccctccgtcccgatttgtttgtctactttttgactttaacatgtcccaaattgtttgtccaaaTAGAAGTTGACTAGGAAAAATTTCCTTAATACcctttcacttttcaaaaaatcatgTATTCGGAAATGTGCGCTCTCATTAATTGTTCAAAAAggtatttttggaaattaaaAACATTTTGAGTGTAATCATTGTGcttccttaataagttgaaatcccaaaattggacaaataaattgggacggagagagtagcaCTCAAGTATAAAATGATTTCTTCTACTAGGTAGAAAGCTCGGAATGACATTAATCATGGGTTTCCCATCAATAATTTAGCACTGCAGATGGAAGTTAACAAATGGTTAAGTCCTATTGGGTGGTATTGTCATTTCATTCACTTGTTTATGTCTATCAATTGTATTGATGTTGTTTATATAGTTGGGTAAAAGCTCCATTAATGGCACAATTATATATTTAGAAGATCCAAAATGGCCTTCAAGAATTTGAGTTAAGACTTGAACCTTGTTTGGTTTTGGGTATCTCTCATATTAATATAGTTACTGCTGAAATTTGAGATTAAGGATTTAacggttggagatgctcttaccaTGCGCTTCATCCCTCATTTACTGGCTACTTACGAGTTTGTGACAGAATAATGCTTCATAAGTGATTCGAATAACTCATTCGCTCAaatctattttgtttttgtctcaGGCACTGCTTTGAGGTTCATGTCGGTTGCGTGGGTCATGAAATACGGACGTGCACCGGCCCCCAAAGTGGTTTCAGAAGCGCTACTCATGTATGGCGAAGGGGAGGAGTCCAAGATGttatttattttccaaaatgctTCCATCTATATGACCGTGTTGGAAAACCAAGAGTCGGGCATGATGAGAGGCATTCTGTCCGGCGTATCCCCGCTGTTGTGGAGCTATGTATACAAGCTGGTCTAGACCTTGAAAAATACCCTACAAAGAGAAGAACCAAACCTGTTTATTGTATAGAAGGTAGAATTGCAGACTTCGAAACAGAGACAGAAATAGATGAAACGAAAAGTGGCCTAGATATAGTTTTGGGGACAATGAATGAAGAAGTGGGTGGTGTAAATTTGGATAGTTTGATTGATTCTGAGCCCATCGCTGTAGATGGAAAAGAAGGTAATGTGAGGGTTTCAAGCGTTGTGACATTAGAATCCTGGTTTGAGATGATATCAGGTGTGAGgaagatcatggagaagtatgGTGTTCAGACATGTGGATACTGTCCCGAGGTCCAGGTGGGGCCTAAGGGACATAAAGTGAGAATGTGTAAGGCATCAAAACACCAGTCTCGCAatggcttgcatgcatggcaagaaGCAACTATAgatgattttgtggggcccaacTACGTCTGGCACGTGCGTGATCTAAATGGGCCTGCGTTGGATAACAACTTGAAAAGGTATTATGGCAAGGCTCCGGCTGTGGTAGAACTGTGTGTGCAAGCCGGGGCTCCAGTTCCAGATCAGTATAGGAGTATGATGAGAGTGGATGTGGTTCCTCCTGGTCGTGATGAAGTTGATCTTGTTGCTTGATAACTGACTCTTGTGGACATACCACAGGTTCCTTGACATATGAGCGAAACCATACAAAACAATACCAAGCGTTGTGTACCAATCAATTTGGGTCTACTCTGCTAGATGGATCTATTTTCTCCATTCTGCTCCATCTGAGGGCTATAGCCAAGCCTTGTGTCCCCAAGCATCTGAGTTATTTCCGTTGTATAGGTTATGAATCCATTCAATGGGAATGCACCAAACTATAATATGCATGAAACAGATTTTGCTTTGTTCAATTGAATTGTTGATCATACCTTGAGGGACCTTTCGATTGATTGCTTTAGACATCAATGAGTTCTGATAAGGCTCATGAAGAGGCAGGTTTTGGCTCAGCTTTCGGCATTTGCGGATTATTGGCACTGCCATGGTGCTGAGACGTGAGAGTTTCTCTTGTTTCCTCCCCTAAAACTTAGTAACTCTTTTCCGGATGTCTTGGTGAGGAACTAGGGGGGCCCACTGAGCTAGTGTGTAGAACTGCTTTCAAAGCTCATGATTTTGTACGTGCTTTTCTTTTGTGATGTTGTAAAGGTGATTTCCAGAATGAATTCTCTtctccactttctttttttttttttgtggtctgATGAAACGGCATTAGTTTGCCGGTGGGGCGGTgacggttttggttttggtttcctTCTACACTTGTATTTCAGTTTCCAGTTGTTAGGTTTCAATGGTATTTGTCATGTGTTGTATAGAGATTATTAATTTTGTTTGGGAAAGATTGATTGACAGTAGATCAGGAACTGTACCTGTTTTTGTctgggaattgatattcgcgctctaagatttactgcaggcgctccatttttggtttttacactgtgatgttgccagcaacatcacagtgtaaaaacaaaatatacactgatgttgccagcaacatcacatcataaaaacaaaaaggtggagcgcctgtagtaaatcttggagcgcgaaaatcagttcccttTTTGTCTGTACCAGTGTTTAGGTTCCTCTCTGCCCATCGGATCACGTAAAAATATATTCATGATTGATCGCGTTTCCAAAATCCTGGAGTCGCCATTGCTTATGAACATGGTCTAAAAGTTGTGGactacaattttttggttttgttcttatttaaattttcgcGTACGtcagttttgcgccaaattttcgTGTacattcgtctcaacgagatgaatagaaaaagtaaatagttatgacttttacacaagtactCTAGTATTTTAGGAAATATCCaacaaaaacggaaaaaaaatcggatttttgggttttttctttaaatattttacaaaatacTTGAATAGTTGTGTaaaagtctttttatttttatttttttgattccttcAGCAAGACGAACCAGTAATATATAAAactttgatgcaaaactaatatACGCGAAagaaatttaaataagaacaaaaccaaaaaattatgatacacAAATTATTGCTCAGTGGAAACACAATTCTGACGATAAAATTCTGACATATTTATCGTCTGAAGAATAAAAAGGAGAGTGATTTTCACGCTCTTTTTTGATatctatactttttttttaagcgATGAAAGtgtaagtaattttttttttgctaaaaaagaaaaaatcatgaatataaaaaagagggtgcaaaaatcaattcccataaaaatatattttccttttcttcgtCATCTTTT encodes:
- the LOC131312017 gene encoding APO protein 3, mitochondrial; its protein translation is MQRRTLLRLLPRIHSQNIRARTLTVSVGEGDEPLYADVPRPSRNKSERKPYPTPMKVLIRRAKEEREARKANPCRVLEDAPDNGLLVPELVDVAHRVYRARETVLFGISKLLDVIPLQRCRHCFEVHVGCVGHEIRTCTGPQSGFRSATHVWRRGGVQDVIYFPKCFHLYDRVGKPRVGHDERHSVRRIPAVVELCIQAGLDLEKYPTKRRTKPVYCIEGRIADFETETEIDETKSGLDIVLGTMNEEVGGVNLDSLIDSEPIAVDGKEGNVRVSSVVTLESWFEMISGVRKIMEKYGVQTCGYCPEVQVGPKGHKVRMCKASKHQSRNGLHAWQEATIDDFVGPNYVWHVRDLNGPALDNNLKRYYGKAPAVVELCVQAGAPVPDQYRSMMRVDVVPPGRDEVDLVA